A single genomic interval of Coffea eugenioides isolate CCC68of unplaced genomic scaffold, Ceug_1.0 ScVebR1_1079;HRSCAF=1872, whole genome shotgun sequence harbors:
- the LOC113754817 gene encoding 60S ribosomal protein L13a-2-like codes for MVIPDALKVLRLQAGHKYCLLGRLSSEVGWNYADTIRELEAKRKKRDLAEELKLAARSRNPPSSPVDLHRQELYILLILEVSKKISSTAYMSAQKLWL; via the exons ATGGTTATCCCTGATGCTCTCAAGGTTTTGAGGCTCCAGGCTGGTCACAAGTACTGTTTGCTGGGTCGGCTATCGTCTGAAGTTGGGTGGAACTACGCTGATACAATCAGGGAGCTAGAGGCTAAGAGAAAGAAGAGGGACTTGGCGGAGGAATTGAAGCTCGCCGCACGCTCACGGAACCCACCATCATCGCCCGTGGATCTTCATCGTCAAGAGCTCT ATATATTGCTCATTTTGGAGGTTTCGAAGAAGATTAGCAGTACGGCTTACATGTCGGCTCAAAAACTGTGGTTATAG